A stretch of the Bradyrhizobium sp. CCBAU 53351 genome encodes the following:
- a CDS encoding gluconate 2-dehydrogenase subunit 3 family protein, with protein sequence MLDRKAELHNAYPGYDVLAKWRSPSWNEKTREVIAARLQVPDKPQFLTLVEFEVLTAIADRIVPQPASRSPVPVAGLLDQKLRAGIKDGYRTAGLPGDGEAWRRGLAALNAEARVLHKRSFAAIADADQDDLLRRCEAGELNAPEWAGMPPQTFFKQRLLRDVVLAYYSHPIAWSEVGWGGPASPRGYVRLDFNDRDPWEAAEAKPGREANALRINRNVR encoded by the coding sequence ATGCTTGATCGGAAGGCCGAGCTTCACAATGCCTACCCCGGCTATGACGTGCTTGCGAAATGGCGGAGCCCATCCTGGAATGAGAAGACGCGGGAGGTGATCGCGGCTCGCTTGCAGGTGCCGGACAAGCCGCAATTCCTGACCCTGGTTGAGTTCGAAGTGCTCACCGCAATCGCCGATCGCATCGTGCCGCAACCTGCGTCGAGGTCGCCTGTTCCTGTGGCTGGCCTGCTCGATCAGAAGCTGCGAGCCGGCATCAAGGATGGCTATCGTACCGCGGGCCTGCCGGGCGACGGCGAAGCTTGGCGAAGGGGCCTCGCAGCCCTGAATGCGGAGGCGAGGGTCCTCCACAAGCGTTCCTTCGCAGCAATCGCTGACGCAGATCAAGACGATCTGCTAAGGCGCTGCGAGGCGGGCGAATTGAACGCGCCGGAATGGGCCGGTATGCCGCCGCAGACGTTCTTTAAGCAGCGACTCCTGCGCGACGTCGTCCTCGCCTACTATTCCCATCCGATCGCGTGGAGCGAGGTGGGGTGGGGCGGACCCGCCAGTCCGCGCGGTTACGTGCGCCTCGATTTCAATGATCGCGATCCCTGGGAGGCGGCCGAGGCCAAGCCGGGCCGGGAGGCTAACGCTCTAAGGATCAATCGCAATGTCCGGTGA
- a CDS encoding enolase C-terminal domain-like protein, with translation MMVEISVEAVKARAFEIPTDRPEADGTMSWNSTTLVLVEVAAGAKSGIGYTYSDHSIVALIMSKLASIVCGMNALAPETAWMAMQRAVRNLGREGLAANAISAVDTALYDLKARIWGVPLAQLLGSYRRNVPIYGSGGFTTYSDTELAEQLGKWVADAGCTNVKMKVGSEPDLDPHRVQVASRAIGERANLFVDANGAYSVKQALELADLFEPHRVKWFEEPVSSDDLAGLHAVRARAPAGMEVAAGEYAYTTDYVRTMLEASAVDVQQADITRCGGVTGFLQIASLCEAHHIDLSGHCAPALHLHAACAVSRLRHLEWFHDHVRIEHMLFDGAPKPRNGAIQPDLSVAGNGLIFKETDAERYAI, from the coding sequence ATGATGGTCGAGATCTCTGTCGAGGCAGTCAAGGCTCGTGCCTTCGAGATTCCAACCGATCGACCGGAGGCCGACGGGACGATGAGTTGGAATTCCACAACTTTGGTTCTGGTCGAAGTCGCGGCCGGCGCCAAGTCCGGGATTGGTTACACGTATTCTGACCACAGCATAGTTGCGCTCATCATGAGCAAGCTCGCCTCGATCGTCTGCGGGATGAATGCCCTCGCGCCCGAAACCGCCTGGATGGCGATGCAGCGCGCGGTTCGCAATCTGGGACGCGAAGGCCTCGCTGCGAATGCTATCTCGGCGGTCGATACGGCTCTCTATGACTTGAAGGCGCGGATCTGGGGTGTGCCCCTGGCTCAGCTGCTCGGAAGCTACCGAAGAAATGTCCCGATCTATGGAAGCGGAGGTTTCACGACTTACTCGGACACCGAATTGGCCGAACAGCTCGGCAAGTGGGTTGCCGACGCTGGGTGCACGAATGTCAAGATGAAAGTGGGCTCGGAGCCGGACCTCGATCCGCATCGCGTGCAAGTGGCAAGCCGCGCGATAGGCGAACGCGCCAATCTCTTCGTCGATGCAAACGGTGCTTACTCGGTGAAACAAGCGCTAGAGCTTGCGGATCTCTTCGAGCCTCACCGTGTCAAATGGTTTGAGGAGCCGGTGTCGTCGGACGACCTCGCGGGCTTGCATGCGGTTCGCGCCCGTGCCCCGGCAGGCATGGAGGTTGCTGCGGGTGAGTACGCTTACACCACAGACTATGTGCGGACGATGCTGGAAGCGTCGGCAGTCGACGTTCAGCAGGCCGATATCACCCGGTGCGGCGGCGTAACCGGGTTTCTGCAAATCGCCTCGCTTTGCGAGGCGCACCATATCGATCTGTCGGGCCATTGCGCGCCGGCTCTGCATCTCCACGCCGCCTGCGCTGTGTCGCGCCTACGGCATCTGGAATGGTTTCACGATCACGTTCGCATCGAACATATGCTTTTCGACGGCGCGCCGAAGCCACGTAATGGTGCGATCCAGCCCGACCTGTCGGTAGCGGGCAACGGCTTGATCTTCAAGGAAACGGATGCTGAGCGCTATGCGATCTAA
- a CDS encoding thiamine pyrophosphate-requiring protein: MNVSEFVWHRLSEWGLRRVYGYPGDGVGGLDVALEGAKDKIDYVQVRHEEMAAFMASAHAKFTGQVGLCYATSGPGAIHLLNGLYDAKMDHVPVVALFGQQARSAIGASYQQEVDLQVLFQDVAEYVAQASVPEQVRHLIDRAVRIAHNKRAVTCVILPKDVQELDYQDPPLAHGATHTGVGYAEPARRPDEDLVRAAAEVLNSGKKVAMLVGAGALNATDEVIAMAERLQAGVAKALLGKAAVPDELPFVTGSIGLLGTKPSWDLMKNCDTFLMVGSAFPYSEFLPKPGAARGVQIDIDGARLSLRYPMEVNIVGDSSLALQALLPHLQQKQRSSWRGDIEQGVQEWWQTLEKRAMDSAEPLNPQRVFWELSPRLPENAIITADSGSVANWYARDLKMRRGMKASLSGGLASLGAGTPYALAGKMAYPDRTVIACMGDGAMQMNGLNVLITISKYWRAWSNPRLIVLVLNNRDLNQVTWEERIQLGAGKTLSTQSIPDFPYHRYAELIGLKGIFVDNPDRVGAAWDEALSADCPVVLEAYTDPNVPPLPPHITLKDAKNFVSMLPSEPELGSVLKNSAKVLLTSVMPGKE; this comes from the coding sequence ATGAATGTCAGCGAATTCGTTTGGCACCGGTTGTCCGAATGGGGATTGCGCCGGGTTTATGGATATCCGGGGGATGGAGTAGGAGGCCTAGACGTCGCCCTTGAAGGCGCGAAAGACAAGATCGACTACGTGCAGGTTCGGCACGAAGAGATGGCAGCCTTCATGGCCTCGGCCCACGCAAAGTTTACCGGGCAGGTTGGCCTCTGCTACGCGACCTCGGGACCCGGCGCAATTCACCTTCTCAACGGTCTATACGACGCCAAGATGGACCACGTTCCCGTGGTTGCGCTCTTTGGGCAGCAGGCGAGAAGCGCAATCGGGGCGAGCTATCAGCAGGAAGTCGATCTGCAGGTGCTGTTTCAGGACGTCGCCGAGTACGTCGCGCAGGCGAGCGTGCCCGAGCAGGTGCGTCATCTAATCGACCGGGCCGTACGCATTGCGCACAACAAGCGCGCCGTTACCTGCGTGATCCTACCGAAAGACGTTCAGGAACTGGATTACCAGGATCCGCCTCTCGCGCATGGCGCGACCCACACGGGTGTCGGATATGCGGAGCCTGCAAGGCGACCGGACGAGGATCTGGTGCGCGCCGCCGCCGAGGTCCTGAACAGCGGCAAGAAAGTCGCGATGCTGGTTGGCGCAGGCGCCTTGAACGCGACCGATGAAGTCATTGCGATGGCCGAACGCCTGCAGGCCGGGGTGGCCAAAGCCCTCCTTGGAAAGGCGGCCGTCCCGGACGAACTCCCCTTTGTAACCGGTTCGATCGGACTGCTCGGCACCAAGCCGAGCTGGGACCTCATGAAAAATTGCGATACCTTCCTGATGGTCGGTTCGGCGTTTCCCTACAGCGAGTTTCTGCCGAAGCCCGGCGCGGCGCGCGGCGTTCAGATCGATATCGACGGCGCCAGGTTGAGCCTGCGTTACCCCATGGAAGTCAACATCGTCGGGGACAGCTCTTTGGCGTTGCAGGCGCTGCTGCCGCATCTTCAGCAGAAGCAAAGGTCATCTTGGCGAGGTGACATCGAGCAAGGCGTGCAGGAATGGTGGCAGACGCTTGAAAAGCGCGCCATGGATTCGGCGGAGCCGCTCAATCCGCAACGCGTATTCTGGGAGCTCTCGCCCCGTCTCCCTGAGAACGCGATCATCACCGCGGATTCAGGCTCAGTGGCCAATTGGTATGCGCGCGATCTGAAGATGCGCCGGGGCATGAAAGCTTCGCTCTCCGGAGGTCTGGCTTCCCTGGGTGCCGGAACACCTTACGCCTTGGCAGGGAAGATGGCCTATCCGGACAGGACAGTCATCGCCTGCATGGGCGACGGTGCGATGCAGATGAACGGGCTGAACGTCCTCATCACAATCTCGAAATATTGGCGGGCCTGGTCAAATCCACGCCTGATCGTGCTCGTCCTCAACAACCGCGATCTCAATCAAGTCACGTGGGAGGAGCGGATTCAGCTCGGTGCGGGAAAGACGCTTTCTACCCAGAGCATCCCAGACTTTCCCTACCACCGCTACGCCGAGCTGATCGGCCTCAAGGGCATCTTTGTCGACAATCCGGACCGAGTCGGCGCTGCTTGGGATGAGGCATTATCGGCGGATTGTCCCGTGGTCCTTGAGGCGTACACCGATCCCAACGTTCCACCGCTGCCGCCCCACATCACGCTCAAGGACGCTAAGAATTTCGTCAGTATGCTTCCTTCGGAGCCGGAGCTCGGCAGCGTTCTGAAGAACAGCGCCAAGGTGCTGTTGACGAGCGTAATGCCCGGGAAGGAATGA